The genomic stretch CGGTCAATCACCCCGGCTATCGCCTCAAAGGTACTGCCGGCCTTGGTGGTGACCAGAATCAGCTCCAGGGCGTCTTCGGGTCCTAACCAGGGAACGTCGACTGTCGTTTCCTGACCATCGAAAGGCCGGAACCGGTAGCGGGTATTCGCCCCGGGCAGTTCTGCCGGCCTGGGAATGAATCCCGCCCGGCCAGCGGGCAGGCAGGCGGCCCAGAGCCGCCCCAAAGCGCCTGCACCGAGAATGCCGATCATGCCGGTTACATGGCCTCGATATCGGCCCGCTGCTGGCTCAGGCGTGCCTGGCTGCTTTGGGCGTCGCGGAGCTTTTCCTGTTCCTTCTCGACCACGTCGGCCGGGGCCTTGGCGGTAAATTTCTCGTTGCCCAGCTTGCCTTCCAGGCGCCCGATCTCTTTCTGCAGGCGCTCCAGTTCCTTGTCCAGGCGCTTGAGTTCCGCATCCTTGTCGATCAGGCCGGCCATCGGAACCAGCACTTCCATTTCACCCACCAATTGGGTGGCCGACATCGGGGCTTTTTCACCCTCAAACCAGTCCAGGCTCTCCAGTTTGGCCAGTGAGCCCAGGAACTGGCGGTTGTCATCCATGCGGCGCTTATCGTCCGCGTCTTTGCCGCGCAACAGAACAGGGATTTTTTTCGCCGGGGAGATATTCATCTCGCCACGAACATTACGCACCGCGACGATGACACCCTTCAGCCATTCGATGTCTGCGGTAACTGCAGAATCCTGTTTGCCGGCATCGGGCTGCGGGAACGGCTGCAGCATAATGCTGTCGCCGGTCACGCCGGCGAGGGGCGCAATGCGCTGCCAGATTTCCTCGGTGATAAAAGGCATCATCGGGTGCGCCAGGCGCAGGACGGCTTCGAGCACGCGCACCAGGGTGCGGCGGGTGCCGCGTTTGGCTTCCGCACTGGCATGTTCATCGTTGAGTACCGGCTTGGACAGTTCCAGATACCAGTCGCAGTACTCATTCCAGATGAACTCATACAGGGCGTAGGCCGCCAGATCAAAGCGGTACTGGTCCAGGTGGCGGATGACATCCTGCTCGCAGCGTTGCAACTCGCTGATGATCCAGCGATCCGCCAGGGACAGATCCACCGGCTCATCATTGAATCCACAGTCTTCGCCCTCGGTGTTCATCAGTACGTAACGGGCGGCGTTCCACAGCTTGTTGCAGAAGTTGCGGTAGCCTTCCAGGCGCTTCATGTCCCAGTTGATGTCACGGCCGGTGGTGGCCATGGCTGCCAGGGTGAAGCGCAGGGCATCGGTGCCGTGGGCAGCAATGCCGTCGGGGAATTCCTTCTGGGTGCGCTTGCCGATCTTCTCGGCCAGTTTGGGCTGCATCAGGTTGCCGGTGCGCTTTTGCAGCAGGTCGGGCAGGCTGATGCCGTCGATCATGTCCAGCGGATCGATCACGTTGCCCTTGGATTTGGACATCTTGTCGCCGTGTTCATCCCGGATCAGGCCGGTGACATATACGGTATGGAAGGGCACCTGGGGCGTGCCATCCTCATTCTTCATGAAGTGCATGGTCATCATGATCATCCGGGCAACCCAGAAAAAGATGATGTCGAAGCCGGTCACCAGGACATCCGTGGGGTGGAAGGTCTTCAGGCGCTCGGTGATTTCCGGCCAGCCCAGGGTGCCGAAAGTCCAGAGGGCAGAACTGAACCAGGTGTCCAGGACGTCGTCATCCTGCTTCAGCTCCAGATCGGCGGGCAGGCTGTGTTTCTGTCGGACTTCGTCTTCGCTTCTTCCCACGTAGATGTTGCCGTCGGCGTCGTACCAGGCCGGTATCCGGTGGCCCCACCATAACTGGCGGGAAATGCACCAGTCCTGGATGTCGCGCATCCAGGCGAAGTACATGTTTTCGTACTGTTTGGGTACGAACTGGATGCGGCCGTCTTCCACCGCCTCAATAGCGGGTTTGGCAAGGGTTTTGGCATCGGCGAACCACTGGTCGGTCAGCATCGGCTCAATGATCAGGCCGGATCGGTCGCCCCGGGGAACACTCAGTACGTGGTCTTCTTCCCGCTCCAGAAGGCCAGCCTCGTTCATATCGGCGACGATTTGTTTGCGGGCCGCTTCGCGGGTTAAACCTGCATAAACGGCCGGGATCTGGCCGTCGAGGTCGGTATTTTCGGTTCCGTCGGCGTTAAATACTTCAGCAACGGCCCGGATGTTGGCATCCTGGGTCATGACGTTGATCATCGGCAGGTTGTTGCGCTTGCCGACGGCGTAGTCGTTGAAGTCGTGGGCCGGGGTGATCTTCACGCAGCCGGAGCCTTTTTCCGGGTCGGCGTGATGGTCGGCGACGATGGGGATGCGCCGATTTACCAGTGGCAGCAGCACCTGCTTGCCAACCAGGTGCTGGTAGCGCTCATCGTCCGGGTGAACGGCTACGGCGGTGTCGCCCAGCATGGTTTCCGGTCGGGTCGTAGCAACGATGACATAATCCTTGCCATCCTGCGTTTTCGCGCCGTCGGCCAGTGGGTAGCGCAGGTGCCAGAAAAAGCCCTTTTCTTCCTTGTTCTCTACTTCGAGATCCGAGATGGCGGTGTGCAGTTTCGGGTCCCAGTTCACCAGCCGCTTGCCTCGGTACACCAGGCCTTCGTCGTACAGGCGGATGAACACGTCCTGCACGGCCTTGTAGAAACCGTCGTCCATGGTGAAGCGTTCGTTGTCCCAGTCCACGGAGTTGCCGAGGCGACGGATCTGACGGGTGATGGTGCCACCGGAGTGTTCTTTCCAGTCCCAGATGCGCCTGATGAACTCTTCGCGGCCCAGGTCGTGGCGGGTTTTGTCTTCCTCGGCGGCCAGTTTGCGTTCAACTACCATCTGGGTGGCAATACCAGCGTGGTCGGTGCCGACGGTCCACAGTGCGTTACGGCCCTGCATACGCTTGAAGCGGGTGAGGGTGTCCATGATGGTGTGCTGGAACGCATGGCCCATGTGCAGGCTGCCGGTGACGTTAGGCGGCGGGATGGCGATGCTGAATGATTCGCCTTCGCCGGATGGGCGGAAGTACCCTTTGGATTCCCAGTTTTCGTACCACTGGCGCTCGATGTTTTCTGGCTGGTAGGTTTTTTCCATGGGGTTCTGCAGTGACCGTTGGTTGATTCACAAGGGGAAAATTAGACGCCCGATTATACATGGTCGCCGGTGATGCGGCGAACCCTGGAGGTGGCTCCTTGATTCAGGACTGAGGAGTTAGTGCAGGTGAGTTTTGATCTATGTGCAATTCGCTTGCGAGATAGCAAAGCGCGTAGGTCGGGTTAGCAAAGCGTAACCCGACAAGACTCTACCCCCGTTTTCTTTGGTCATGCACTCTCGATTCAATCCCCATTGCTCTTAACTGCTTGAAATGCGATCTGGCCTGGTTCAGGACATTCGGATCATTATGGGCAATCAGCGCAAGCCGTTTAAAACGGTCTGAATCCGCAGGCAAGGTGGCTGAAAGTACAATCACCGTATCCCAATCCTCCGGAGCGGGGGGGCAGAGCAGGATGCCAACGGGATCGGAACAGGTTGTCGCAGGGTCCGGGACGATGCTGTGGGGGATGAAGGCGTCGGGGCTGAAGTTCCAGATCAGGTCGTCCAGCTCTTCCGCATGTTGCATGGTATCGCAGACGATGCACACGCGGTCACCCTGCTGCCAGGCTTTGTCCACGAGTCTGGCGGCGTGGAGGTTGCGGGCGGCGGGGGTGTTCTGGGCGAGGATGTGGAACCAGTAACGTTGGTTCCGGTCCTCCTGGCCGGAGGGGCCGGCAGCGGGGCTGCCGGTCTCCGCGTTACCTTGCCCCTGGCCAGTGGCCGGATTATTTTCCGGCATGGGACATCAGGTAGTCGACCAGCAGGGGCACCGGGCGGCCTGAGGAGCCCTTGGCTTTGCCGGAGTGCCAGGCGGTGCCGGCGATGTCCAGGTGGGCCCAGCGGTAGTCCTTGGCAAAGCGAGACAGGAAGCAGGCGGCCGTGATGGTACCGGCCGGGCGGCCACCGATGTTGGCCATGTCGGCGAAGTTGCTGTCGAGCTGGCTCTGGTATTCGTCCCAGAGGGGCAGGCGCCAGGCGCGATCGCCGGCACGTTCGCCGGCGGCCAGCAGTTCGTTGGCCAGTTCGTCGTTGTTGGCGAGCAGGCCGGTGGCGTGGTTGCCCAGGGCGATAATGCAGGCGCCGGTGAGTGTGGCCAGATCTATCACCGCGGCGGGATCGAATTTCTTCACGTAGGTGAGGGCGTCACACAGCACCAGGCGACCTTCGGCGTCGGTATTGAGGATTTCCACGGTCATGCCGGAGAGGGTGGTAACAATGTCGCCCGGGCGCGAGGCGCCGCCGTCCGGCATGTTTTCCGCTGCGGCGATCACCGCCACCACGTTGATTTTGGGCTGGGTCTCGGCCAGCACTTGCATGGCGCCGAACACGCTGGCGGAGCCGCCCATGTCGTACTTCATCTCGTCCATTGCTTCACCGGGTTTGAGGCTGATGCCACCGGTGTCGAAGGTGATGCCCTTGCCAACCAGAACGTGAGGCTTATCCTTGGCCTTGCCGCCCCGGTATTCCATCACAATCAGCCGAGGCGGCTGGGTGCTGCCCTTGCCGACTGCGAGGATGGTGTTCATGCCCATCTTTTCCATTTGTTTTTCATCAAGCACTTCGGTCTTGATGCAGTCGTGCTCCTTTGCAAGCTTCTTAGCCTGCTGCGCCAGCCATTCGGGGTGGCAGACATTGGGCGGGGTGTTGCCGAGGTCGCGGGTGAGGTTCATGCCGCGACCGGTGGCAAGGCCCAGGTTGAAGGCGTCCTTCAGG from Marinobacter subterrani encodes the following:
- a CDS encoding DNA polymerase III subunit chi yields the protein MPENNPATGQGQGNAETGSPAAGPSGQEDRNQRYWFHILAQNTPAARNLHAARLVDKAWQQGDRVCIVCDTMQHAEELDDLIWNFSPDAFIPHSIVPDPATTCSDPVGILLCPPAPEDWDTVIVLSATLPADSDRFKRLALIAHNDPNVLNQARSHFKQLRAMGIESRVHDQRKRG
- a CDS encoding valine--tRNA ligase — protein: MEKTYQPENIERQWYENWESKGYFRPSGEGESFSIAIPPPNVTGSLHMGHAFQHTIMDTLTRFKRMQGRNALWTVGTDHAGIATQMVVERKLAAEEDKTRHDLGREEFIRRIWDWKEHSGGTITRQIRRLGNSVDWDNERFTMDDGFYKAVQDVFIRLYDEGLVYRGKRLVNWDPKLHTAISDLEVENKEEKGFFWHLRYPLADGAKTQDGKDYVIVATTRPETMLGDTAVAVHPDDERYQHLVGKQVLLPLVNRRIPIVADHHADPEKGSGCVKITPAHDFNDYAVGKRNNLPMINVMTQDANIRAVAEVFNADGTENTDLDGQIPAVYAGLTREAARKQIVADMNEAGLLEREEDHVLSVPRGDRSGLIIEPMLTDQWFADAKTLAKPAIEAVEDGRIQFVPKQYENMYFAWMRDIQDWCISRQLWWGHRIPAWYDADGNIYVGRSEDEVRQKHSLPADLELKQDDDVLDTWFSSALWTFGTLGWPEITERLKTFHPTDVLVTGFDIIFFWVARMIMMTMHFMKNEDGTPQVPFHTVYVTGLIRDEHGDKMSKSKGNVIDPLDMIDGISLPDLLQKRTGNLMQPKLAEKIGKRTQKEFPDGIAAHGTDALRFTLAAMATTGRDINWDMKRLEGYRNFCNKLWNAARYVLMNTEGEDCGFNDEPVDLSLADRWIISELQRCEQDVIRHLDQYRFDLAAYALYEFIWNEYCDWYLELSKPVLNDEHASAEAKRGTRRTLVRVLEAVLRLAHPMMPFITEEIWQRIAPLAGVTGDSIMLQPFPQPDAGKQDSAVTADIEWLKGVIVAVRNVRGEMNISPAKKIPVLLRGKDADDKRRMDDNRQFLGSLAKLESLDWFEGEKAPMSATQLVGEMEVLVPMAGLIDKDAELKRLDKELERLQKEIGRLEGKLGNEKFTAKAPADVVEKEQEKLRDAQSSQARLSQQRADIEAM
- a CDS encoding leucyl aminopeptidase — encoded protein: MNFSLSNKAIASTKADCLVVGVPEKGTWPQFTNQADEALGGLIKKLQKAGDISGKNATTATIPLTDQPWSRLLVVGTGNDSDRTPANYRKALIAMMTALKDGPSKSVAVALADTPVTGEDAVSSEAARLSLIGRTLEDQFYTFSDFKSEKPAARKLNKIVVVASSAAKDLKDAFNLGLATGRGMNLTRDLGNTPPNVCHPEWLAQQAKKLAKEHDCIKTEVLDEKQMEKMGMNTILAVGKGSTQPPRLIVMEYRGGKAKDKPHVLVGKGITFDTGGISLKPGEAMDEMKYDMGGSASVFGAMQVLAETQPKINVVAVIAAAENMPDGGASRPGDIVTTLSGMTVEILNTDAEGRLVLCDALTYVKKFDPAAVIDLATLTGACIIALGNHATGLLANNDELANELLAAGERAGDRAWRLPLWDEYQSQLDSNFADMANIGGRPAGTITAACFLSRFAKDYRWAHLDIAGTAWHSGKAKGSSGRPVPLLVDYLMSHAGK